A window from Pangasianodon hypophthalmus isolate fPanHyp1 chromosome 16, fPanHyp1.pri, whole genome shotgun sequence encodes these proteins:
- the zbtb17 gene encoding zinc finger and BTB domain-containing protein 17, with amino-acid sequence MDFPWHSGKVLEQLNHQRQQDLLCDCTFVVDGVDFKAHKAVLAACSTYFHALFLDQKDVVHLDISNAAGLGQILEFMYTAKLTLNPQNVEDVLAVATFLQMQEIVNACAAYKSLTGPPVLNNAISGPTEQHQKLAKEDEDASMEQQDSHVSAQSGVPEADEAPSSSETSEEQQARCSTTERQSAGTQSAGVRVGRPHKLSQYAKLKEEEESTTKDLMEYQDDLSDADYTPKISQRAATRRSCVRTRRSKSKFITHHVSTPDDGSEGSLSKVTTEENIREELEQEEEADEEEEHTEQDDGEMDVDDAEAGATDEGEGKCLRSGVIAERTESRSYGSVTHKCEDCGKKFTHTGNFKRHMRIHTGEKPFSCRDCNKAFSDPAACKAHEKTHSPVKPYCCSTCGKSYRQISLLNLHRKRHTGEARYSCDECGKLFTTSGNLKRHQLVHSGKKPYHCEYCERAFSDPTAKMRHLEIHDTDKGHKCPQCDKKFNQIGNLKAHMKIHIADGPLKCKECGKQFTTSGNLKRHLRVHSGEKPFVCMHCQRAFADPGALQRHVRIHTGEKPCLCLICGKGFTQASSLIAHVRQHTGEKPYVCDRCGKRFVQSSQLANHIRHHDNIRPHKCQTCNKAFVNVGDLSKHIIIHTGEKPYLCDKCGRGFNRVDNLRSHVKTVHQGKAGMKRLVVTEEDNGEDKLLPATASVSDLDENEVNIVTVTTDDIVTLATEALAANTVAQLTVVPVATSVSADETEALKAEITKAVEKVQEADPNTQILYACDSCGEKFLDASSLAQHVRIHTAQALVMFQADSDFYQQYEAADGTWQTTEQVIQGEELLFRREGEEEANDDTRGEEEHTEPQTEEEEEEAESQTETTVEDVQICESQTQ; translated from the exons ATGGACTTCCCATGGCACAGTGGGAAAGTTTTAGAGCAGCTGAACCATCAGCGTCAGCAGGATCTCCTGTGTGACTGCACGTTTGTGGTGGATGGAGTGGACTTCAAAGCCCACAAAGCCGTACTGGCAGCATGCAGCACCTACTTCCACGCTCTCTTTCTGGACCAGAAGGATGTTGTGCATTTGGATATCAGTAATGCTGCAG GCCTTGGACAAATCCTTGAATTTATGTACACAGCTAAGCTGACGCTGAACCCTCAGAATGTCGAGGATGTGCTGGCTGTAGCCACTTTTCTTCAGATGCAAGAAATTGTCAATGCTTGCGCTGCTTATAAGTCTCTCACAGGACCTCCAGTGTTAAACAATG CCATATCAGGTCCAACTGAGCAACATCAGAAGCTGGCTAAGGAAGACGAAGATGCTTCTATGGAGCAACAGGACAGTCACGTTTCGGCTCAGAGCGGCGTTCCTGAGGCAGATGAAGCTCCCTCTTCATCAGAGACCTCTGAAGAGCAGCAGGCGAGGTGTAGCACTACTGAAAGACAAAGCGCAGGAACTCAAAGTGCAGGAGTTAGGGTAGGAAGACCACACAAGCTCAGCCAGTACGCCAAGctaaaggaggaagaggagagcaCAACAAAGGATCTCATGGAGTATCAGGATGACCTGTCTGATGCTGATTACACACCCA AAATATCACAAAGAGCTGCGACTAGGAGGTCTTGCGTAAGAACACGGAGAAGCAAATCAAAATTTATCACTCACCATGTGTCCACGCCAG ATGATGGTAGTGAAGGAAGTTTGTCAAAAGTCACTACTGAAGAAAATATAAGAGAAGAACTGGAACAGGAAGAGGAGgctgatgaagaggaggagcatACAGAGCAAGATGATGGGGAGATGGATGTAGATGATGCAGAAGCAGGAGCAACAGACGAAGGAGAGGGAAAGTGTCTGAGGTCTGGGGTCATTGCTGAACGCACTGAGTCCAGATCGTACGGCTCCGTCACACACAAATGTGAG GACTGTGGAAAGAAGTTTACCCACACTGGGAATTTTAAACGCCACATGCGCATCCACACAGGCGAGAAGCCCTTCAGCTGCAGGGACTGCAACAAGGCCTTCTCTGACCCAGCCGCCTGCAAAGCTCATGAAAAAACCCACAG CCCTGTAAAGCCATACTGCTGTTCCACATGCGGGAAGAGCTACCGGCAGATCAGCCTGCTGAACCTGCACAGGAAGCGGCACACAGGCGAGGCGCGCTACAGCTGCGACGAGTGCGGCAAACTCTTCACCACATCAGGTAACCTGAAGCGCCACCAGCTGGTGCACAGCGGCAAGAAGCCGTACCACTGTGAGTACTGCGAGCGCGCTTTCTCCGACCCCACCGCCAAAATGCGCCACCTGGAGATCCATGACACTGACAAAGGCCACAAATGCCCACAGTGCGACAAGAAATTCAATCAG ATAGGAAACTTGAAAGCTCACATGAAGATCCACATCGCAGACGGACCTCTGAAGTGTAAAGAGTGTGGGAAGCAGTTCACCACATCAG GGAACCTGAAGAGGCACCTGCGTGTTCACAGTGGAGAGAAACCCTTTGTGTGTATGCACTGTCAGAGAGCGTTCGCTGATCCAGGTGCACTGCAGAGACACGTGCGCATTCACACAG GGGAAAAGCCATGTCTTTGTCTGATCTGTGGAAAAGGCTTCACACAGGCCAGTTCACTGATTGCTCATGTCCGACAACACactggagagaagccgtatGTATGTGACCGCTGTGGCAAAag GTTTGTGCAGTCCAGCCAACTGGCCAATCACATCCGCCATCATGACAACATACGACCCCACAAATGCCAAACCTGCAACAAAGCGTTTGTCAATGTCGGAGACCTCTCTAAACATATCATCATTCATACAG GTGAGAAACCTTATCTTTGTGACAAGTGTGGACGTGGGTTTAACCGTGTGGACAACCTCCGCTCCCACGTTAAAACTGTTCACCAGGGCAAAGCGGGCATGAAGAGACTGGTAGTGACAGAGGAAGACAACGGGGAGGACAAGCTGCTCCCTGCAACTGCCTCTGTGTCTGACCTTGATGAGAATGAAGTCAATATTGTTACAGTCACCACAGACGACATTGTGACTTTGGCTACAGAAGCATTGGCAGCCAACACTGTCGCACAGCTGACTG TGGTGCCTGTTGCAACATCTGTATCTGCGGATGAAACAGAGGCTCTGAAAGCTGAGATCACAAAGGCAGTGGAGAAAGTGCAGGAGGCTG ATCCCAACACACAGATCTTATACGCATGTGACTCCTGTGGGGAGAAGTTTCTGGACGCTAGTTCTCTGGCCCAGCACGTGCGCATCCACACGGCCCAGGCTCTCGTCATGTTCCAGGCTGACTCGGACTTCTACCAGCAGTACGAGGCAGCGGACGGCACTTGGCAGACCACCGAGCAGGTCATTCAGGGAGAAGAGCTCCTCTtcaggagggagggagaggaagaggctAACGATGACACCCGGGGCGAGGAGGAGCATACTGAACCTCAgactgaggaggaggaagaggaggcggAGTCTCAGACTGAAACTACAGTAGAGGATGTACAGATTTGTGAAAGTCAGACTCAGTGA
- the ddost gene encoding dolichyl-diphosphooligosaccharide--protein glycosyltransferase 48 kDa subunit, with translation MAACGSAVRDAGCSVASSRGRRGASMSSSQSGGLGRNVLCVLSAALLLQVVSGDGKTLVLLDSPNIRDTHSIFFRSLADRGFDLTFKTADDPGLSLIKYGQFLYDHLIIFAPSVEDFGGNINLETITAFIDGGGNVLIAASSDIGDPIRELGSECGIEFDEEKTAVIDHHNYDVSDPGEHTLIVADPENLLKAPTIVGKPTENPILFKGVGMVADPDNPLVLDILTGSSTSYSYFPDRPITQYPHAVGKNTLLIAGLQARNNARVVFSGSLHFFSDAFFNSPVQKATPGSQRYSHTGNQELAEALSRWVFKEAGVLRVGAVSHHKVGESAPPAAYTITDLVEYSIVIEMLSEGRWVPFDGDDIQLEFVRIDPFVRTYLKKNGGKYSVQFKLPDVYGVFQFKVDYNRLGYTHLYSSTQVSVRPLQHTQYERYIPSAYPYYASVFSMMAGLFVFSIVFLHMKEKEKSD, from the exons ATGGCGGCGTGTGGATCAGCAGTGAGGGACGCAGGCTGCAGTGTAGCATCAAGCCGCGGAAGACGGGGTGCCAGCATGTCTTCATCACAGTCTGGAGGACTTGGAAGgaatgtgctgtgtgttttgtccGCCGCTTTGCTGCTGCAGGTGGTTTCTGGAGACGGAAAGACTCTGGTCCTGCTGGACAGCCCGAACATCAGAGACACCCATTCAATCTTCTTCCGCAGCCTGGCAG ATCGTGGTTTCGATCTCACATTTAAGACTGCTGATGATCCCGGTCTCTCCCTGATCAAGTATGGACAGTTCCTGTATGACCATCTCATCATTTTCGCCCCATCTGTGGAAG ATTTTGGAGGAAACATCAATCTGGAGACCATCACAGCCTTCATTGATGGTGGGGGCAATGTTCTGATTGCAGCCAGCTCAGATATTG GTGACCCAATACGCGAGCTGGGCAGTGAGTGTGGTATTGAGTTTGATGAGGAGAAAACTGCTGTCATTGACCATCATAACTACGATGTCTCTGATCCTGGCGAG CACACCCTGATTGTTGCAGATCCAGAAAACCTCCTTAAGGCCCCCACTATTGTTGGCAAGCCCACTGAGAACCCCATACTCTTCAAAGGTGTCGG AATGGTGGCTGATCCTGATAACCCTCTCGTCCTGGACATCCTCACAGGCTCCTCTACTTCCTACTCCTACTTCCCTGACCGTCCTATTACACAG TACCCTCATGCAGTTGGAAAGAACACCCTCCTGATTGCTGGCCTGCAGGCGAGAAACAACGCTCGTGTGGTCTTCAGTGGATCCTTGCATTTCTTCAGCGATGCCTTCTTCAACTCCCCAGTGCAGAAAGCCACCCCAGGATCCCAGAG GTACTCACATACGGGTAATCAGGAGCTGGCCGAGGCTCTTTCCCGCTGGGTGTTTAAGGAGGCAGGTGTCCTCAGGGTTGGAGCTGTAAGTCATCATAAAGTGGGCGAAAGTGCGCCGCCTGCAGCTTATACCATCACTGACCTGGTG GAATACAGCATCGTAATCGAGATGCTGTCCGAGGGCCGCTGGGTGCCGTTTGACGGAGACGACATTCAGCTGGAGTTTGTCCGGATCGACCCCTTCGTCAGGACCTACCTCAAGAAAAACG GCGGCAAATACAGTGTCCAGTTTAAGCTGCCAGATGTGTATGGAGTGTTTCAGTTCAAAGTCGATTACAACAGACTGGGCTACACACACCTTTACTCTTCCACACAG GTGTCTGTGCGCCCGCTGCAGCACACCCAGTATGAGCGCTATATTCCCTCTGCTTACCCGTACTACGCCAGTGTGTTCTCCATGATGGCTGGCCTGTTCGTCTTCAGCATCGTCTTCCTCCacatgaaagagaaggagaagtcAGATTAA